The following are encoded together in the Drosophila sechellia strain sech25 chromosome 3R, ASM438219v1, whole genome shotgun sequence genome:
- the LOC6616985 gene encoding laccase-3 codes for MRKGLGRPMGQNFLRRLPANRVASCPWRFTMSKRESKRFASLVLIVLLLFGLNQARCESSKDDFPQAKFEWPSFAWMRNKTTKVTPALDLKNDYSQMELANFGDFDRHPCRRVCQQGQSQNCYYQLVVHNYQRLGPECQRCQFDERACASEHCIYGDGVANPVMAVNRMVPGPSIELCENDTVVVDVLNYLSEPTTMHWHGVHMHRTPEMDGAPFITQYPLQPGEVQRYEFQVDRSGSLWYHSHVGWQRGFGVAGPLVVRQTRQENQHSQLYDYDLVEHTLMIQDIFYEYNLQDVRNILVNGKGRNHLSQLPDNDNRHRYERLRVTPGYRYRIRVILNGIANCPVEFSIEQHRLLMISTDGNDIEPVLADGFFLTSAERFDFVLEANQYKKNYWIRIKGYEQCENRNIYQGAVLSYRGSARSELPQGDILEKPSSRAAEEDLILINDFRYKPANSTPISSLRQSLDKDNNVGTVALRSVDPVPWSRYTKFLTHYSSFGSRTAPNGEILFQISDISYNSPGISLLQGRHLYQDDGYFCNKSSLAAEGRNCERELCECVNVMRLPAYRPLEMVVANYLDTTHPFHIHGFTFRLVGQGVLGNVNDLRNIQELDRRGRLPRLSDDSAAVAKDTVQIPGQGYIIVRFISNNPGFWLYHCHVEAHAVQGMVAVLKIGEDHQMKNIPARVRC; via the exons ATGCGCAAAGGTCTGGGTCGCCCAATGGGCCAAAACTTTCTTCGTCGGCTGCCCGCGAATCGAGTGGCCAGTTGCCCGTGGCGGTTCACGATGTCCAAACGCGAAAGTAAAAGATTTGCCAGCCTGGTGCTGATAGTACTACTGCTTTTCGGTTTAAACCAGGCTCGATGTGAGTCCTCCAAGGACGATTTCCCGCAGGCCAAGTTCGAATGGCCCTCGTTTGCCTGGATGCGAAATAAGACCACAAAGGTGACGCCCGCGTTGGATTTGAAGAACGACTACAGCCAAATGGAGTTGGCCAATTTTGGGGACTTTGATCGTCATCCCTGCAGAAGAGTTTGCCAGCAGGGTCAATCGCAGAACTGCTACTACCAACTGGTGGTGCACAATTACCAGCGACTTGGACCGGAGTGCCAGAGATGCCAGTTCGATGAGAGGGCCTGTGCCTCGGAGCATTGTATTTATGGCGATGGAGTGGCTAATCCAGTGATGGCTGTTAATCGCATGGTTCCAGGACCTTCCATAGAGCTATGCGAAAACGATACTGTCGTCGTGGATGTGTTGAACTATCTAAGTGAGCCAACAACGATGCACTGGCATGGAGTGCATATGCATAGAACTCCCGAAATGGATGGAGCACCCTTCATTACACAGTATCCTTTGCAGCCCGGTGAGGTTCAGCGCTACGAATTCCAGGTGGATCGAAGTGGTTCGTTGTGGTACCACAGCCATGTGGGTTGGCAGCGGGGATTCGGAGTGGCTGGTCCCTTGGTAGTGCGCCAAACGCGTCAGGAAAATCAGCATTCGCAGCTTTACGATTACGATTTAGTGGAGCACACCCTTATGATCCAGGATATCTTTTACGAATACAACCTGCAGGATGTGCGGAATATTCTGGTGAACGGAAAGGGCCGCAATCATCTTAGCCAATTGCCCGACAATGATAACCGTCATCGGTATGAACGACTTCGAGTTACTCCAGGCTATCGCTATAGGATTCGAGTTATCCTGAACGGAATAGCCAATTGTCCTGTGGAATTCTCCATCGAACAGCACAGGCTCTTGATGATCAGCACCGATGGTAATGATATTGAACCCGTGCTGGCAGATGGCTTCTTTTTGACCTCCGCGGAgcgttttgattttgttttggaaGCTAATCAGTACAAGAAAAACTATTGGATCAGGATCAAAGGCTATGAGCAGTGTGAGAATCGAAATATTTATCAAGGAGCTGTGCTCAGTTACCGTGGATCTGCTCGCTCTGAGTTGCCACAAGGTGATATTCTGGAAAAGCCGAGTAGCAGGGCTGCAGAGGAGGATCTAATCTTGATCAACGACTTCCGATATAAGCCCGCAAATTCCACCCCCATATCCTCACTTCGTCAATCCTTAGATAAGGATAACAATGTTGGTACCGTGGCCTTACGATCCGTGGATCCTGTGCCCTGGAGTCGTTACACCAAGTTCCTGACTCATTACTCCAGTTTTGGTTCGAGAACAGCGCCAAACGGAGAGATACTCTTTCAAATCAGCGATATTTCGTACAATTCGCCGGGAATATCACTGCTGCAGGGCAGGCATCTCTACCAGGACGATGGATACTTCTGCAACAAGAGCTCCCTGGCCGCAGAAGGACGAAATTGTGAACGTGAGCTTTGCGAGTGTGTTAATGTGATGAGGCTTCCGGCCTATCGTCCTCTGGAGATGGTTgtagccaattatttggacaCCACACATCCCTTCCACATACACGGCTTTACATTCCGTTTGGTGGGACAGGGAGTGCTGGGTAATGTCAACGATCTGCGCAAT ATTCAGGAGCTGGATCGCAGAGGACGTCTTCCTCGTTTATCGGATGATAGCGCTGCCGTGGCCAAGGATACTGTGCAAATTCCTGGACAGGGATACATAATAGTTCGATTCATCTCAAACAATCCTGGATTTTGGCTATATCATTGCCATGTTGAAGCACACGCCGTCCAAGGAATGGTGGCGGTGCTGAAGATCGGTGAGGATCACCAGATGAAAAACATTCCGGCACGTGTGCGCTGTTga